A genomic window from Terriglobia bacterium includes:
- the nthB gene encoding nitrile hydratase subunit beta: protein MNGVHDMGGMHGMGPIQCEKNEPVFHARWEARTFALLFAMGAWGKWPLDALRHQIELIPPAEYLRVSYYEKWITALVELMVKAGLVTRAEAESGTLAFGSPRLSPALSADQVPQMVASGGPTNRNVPAVPRFRAGQRVRARNMHPVGHTRLPRYARGKLGTLARDYGVFVFPDTNAHDLGEKPQHLYSVRFEARELWGEQAAPHDAVYVDLWDDYLEPA, encoded by the coding sequence ATGAATGGCGTGCATGACATGGGCGGCATGCACGGCATGGGCCCGATCCAATGCGAAAAAAACGAACCCGTGTTCCATGCGCGTTGGGAAGCCCGCACGTTCGCGTTGTTGTTCGCGATGGGTGCCTGGGGTAAGTGGCCGCTGGACGCCCTCCGGCACCAGATTGAGCTGATCCCCCCGGCAGAATATTTGCGCGTGTCCTACTACGAGAAATGGATTACCGCATTGGTCGAGCTAATGGTCAAGGCCGGCCTGGTGACGCGGGCGGAGGCCGAAAGCGGGACGCTGGCATTTGGTTCGCCCCGGTTGAGCCCGGCGCTCTCCGCCGATCAGGTGCCCCAAATGGTCGCGAGCGGCGGACCCACGAATCGCAACGTCCCGGCAGTTCCGCGCTTCCGGGCCGGCCAGCGCGTCCGCGCCCGCAACATGCATCCGGTCGGCCACACTCGCCTGCCGCGCTATGCCCGAGGAAAGCTGGGCACCCTTGCTCGGGACTATGGCGTCTTCGTTTTTCCGGACACCAACGCTCATGACCTCGGCGAGAAGCCCCAGCATCTCTACTCGGTGCGCTTCGAAGCGCGCGAGTTGTGGGGCGAGCAGGCTGCGCCGCACGACGCTGTCTATGTTGATCTCTGGGATGACTACCTTGAGCCAGCCTGA
- a CDS encoding class D sortase, whose amino-acid sequence MNATRRTPSASRRLISIGLCWASYFFLLTGVLAASYAGYVLLDAQVYQAIELRKFKLHVPLAEPHLRTIGEAVGQIEIPSVGIRAIVLHGDSPGILRRGVGHLPETPMPGEWGNVALAGHRDTFFRPLHQIRTGDVITLETSSGSYRYRVESTEVVPPTNTEVLRPSNRRELTLITCFPFDYVGPAPKRFIVRAIEVGASPE is encoded by the coding sequence ATGAATGCCACCCGGCGCACGCCCTCAGCATCGCGCAGATTGATTTCCATCGGTCTTTGCTGGGCGTCCTACTTTTTTCTTTTGACGGGCGTTCTCGCCGCCAGTTACGCCGGGTATGTCCTTCTGGACGCGCAAGTTTATCAGGCGATCGAGTTACGCAAGTTCAAACTTCATGTTCCGCTGGCAGAACCACACCTGCGAACCATCGGCGAGGCTGTGGGCCAGATTGAAATACCGAGTGTGGGGATTCGAGCCATCGTTCTTCACGGCGATTCGCCCGGAATCCTGCGGCGAGGGGTTGGGCATCTCCCCGAAACACCCATGCCGGGGGAATGGGGCAACGTCGCCCTCGCCGGACATCGGGACACCTTCTTCCGTCCCTTGCATCAGATTCGAACTGGAGACGTCATCACTCTGGAGACCAGCAGCGGGTCCTATCGGTATCGAGTGGAATCAACTGAAGTCGTCCCACCCACAAACACGGAGGTCTTACGGCCGTCGAACCGGCGGGAGCTGACTCTGATCACGTGCTTCCCGTTTGACTATGTTGGTCCCGCGCCGAAGCGTTTCATCGTGCGGGCTATCGAAGTCGGAGCGTCCCCGGAATGA
- the nthA gene encoding nitrile hydratase subunit alpha — protein sequence MHDHDHSHQAVPSDPALRVKALESLLVEKKLVDRAALDALIDTYEHKVGPRNGARVVARAWVNPAYKQRLLTDADAAIAELGYGGLQGEHMVVVENTPKLHNLVVCTLCSCYPWAVLGLPPVWYKSAPYRSRSVIDPRGVLREFGLELSPQVEVRVWDSTAEVRYLVLPERPSGTEQLSEEALAALVTRDSMIGVARLMPPAQGGRS from the coding sequence ATGCACGACCATGATCACAGCCACCAGGCGGTTCCTTCCGACCCTGCCTTGCGCGTCAAGGCCCTCGAATCGCTGTTGGTCGAAAAGAAGCTGGTCGATCGCGCAGCTCTCGACGCGTTGATCGATACCTACGAGCACAAGGTCGGTCCGCGTAACGGCGCGCGCGTGGTCGCGCGGGCCTGGGTGAATCCCGCCTACAAGCAGCGCCTGCTGACCGACGCCGACGCCGCCATCGCGGAGCTCGGCTATGGCGGCTTGCAGGGCGAGCACATGGTGGTGGTCGAGAATACCCCCAAGCTGCACAACCTGGTCGTTTGCACGCTGTGCTCCTGTTATCCCTGGGCGGTCCTTGGTCTCCCGCCGGTCTGGTACAAGTCCGCGCCCTATCGCTCCCGCTCGGTGATCGACCCGCGTGGCGTGTTGCGCGAATTCGGCCTGGAGCTGTCGCCGCAGGTCGAGGTTCGCGTTTGGGACAGCACCGCCGAGGTGCGCTACCTCGTCTTGCCCGAGCGGCCCTCCGGCACGGAACAACTCAGCGAGGAGGCCCTCGCCGCCTTGGTCACCCGCGATTCGATGATTGGCGTGGCCAGGCTCATGCCCCCGGCTCAGGGAGGCCGCTCATGA
- a CDS encoding nitrile hydratase accessory protein, protein MTTLSQPDPIREPENLAALPRLPRDAGGPVFAEPWQAQAFSLAVSLSAQGHFTWKEWAAALADELKAAASRGEPDDGSRYYHHWLAALERLVTVKGLSNPAALLARKEAWAEAYRRTPHGKPVELSAASSGQKRP, encoded by the coding sequence ATGACTACCTTGAGCCAGCCTGACCCCATTCGCGAGCCCGAGAACCTGGCGGCCCTGCCGCGCCTCCCGCGCGATGCGGGCGGGCCGGTCTTTGCCGAACCCTGGCAGGCCCAGGCCTTCTCACTGGCCGTCTCGCTCTCCGCGCAAGGGCATTTCACCTGGAAGGAGTGGGCGGCCGCGCTCGCGGACGAACTCAAGGCCGCCGCCAGTCGCGGCGAGCCCGATGACGGCTCGCGCTACTACCACCACTGGCTGGCCGCTCTCGAGCGTCTGGTCACGGTCAAGGGCTTGTCCAATCCGGCCGCGCTGCTGGCGCGCAAGGAGGCTTGGGCCGAAGCCTACCGCCGCACCCCCCACGGGAAGCCCGTCGAGTTGAGCGCCGCCTCTAGCGGACAAAAGCGCCCTTGA
- a CDS encoding VWA domain-containing protein yields the protein MNALQGSRRPGLRGGMCLLSALLCAIWFSADLRSAQTLSAPRVPEQAKITVRTDLVVLPVSVTDEKGVFVSGLQEPNFQVYEKGRLQRITLFVEEDTPVTVGLLVDHSRSMRPKLPDVITAVTTFAHSSNPEDEMFVVDFGDTVSIELLDGKAFTSDAKVLEKAVAAVSARGRTALYDAVAAGLKHLELGKHEKKALILVSDGGDNASHYKYGDVLALARQAHAVIYSIALAGNSVEEENPRVLERLCKDTGGIAFFPRAGESISEIAKEIARDLREQYTLGFAPEKRIKGDAFRKVTVRVSAPGRGKVRVRTRAGYSLPAEKALPTQPNGERR from the coding sequence ATGAATGCTCTCCAGGGATCGCGACGCCCCGGACTGCGCGGCGGGATGTGCCTGCTGTCCGCGCTTCTATGCGCCATCTGGTTCTCCGCCGATTTGCGGTCCGCGCAAACGCTTTCTGCGCCGCGGGTTCCGGAGCAGGCCAAGATCACGGTCCGCACAGATCTCGTCGTTCTTCCCGTAAGCGTGACAGATGAGAAAGGCGTGTTTGTCTCCGGGTTGCAGGAGCCGAATTTTCAGGTTTACGAAAAGGGAAGACTTCAGAGAATCACATTGTTCGTGGAGGAAGATACTCCAGTGACCGTGGGCTTGCTCGTGGACCACAGCCGGAGCATGCGTCCCAAGCTGCCCGATGTGATCACCGCGGTAACCACTTTTGCGCATTCGAGTAATCCCGAAGACGAGATGTTCGTGGTGGATTTTGGCGATACGGTATCCATCGAATTGCTCGACGGAAAAGCCTTCACGAGCGATGCAAAAGTCCTCGAAAAAGCAGTCGCAGCGGTTTCGGCCCGGGGCCGGACCGCGCTGTATGACGCGGTGGCCGCAGGGTTGAAGCACTTAGAACTTGGCAAGCATGAAAAGAAAGCGCTCATCCTGGTGAGTGATGGCGGGGATAATGCCAGCCATTATAAATATGGGGACGTCCTAGCCCTGGCAAGGCAAGCGCATGCAGTGATTTATTCGATCGCCCTGGCGGGGAACTCCGTAGAAGAGGAGAACCCGCGGGTGCTCGAAAGGCTCTGCAAAGACACCGGCGGGATTGCCTTCTTTCCGCGCGCCGGGGAGAGCATCTCCGAGATTGCCAAAGAAATCGCCCGCGATCTCCGCGAACAATACACGCTGGGGTTTGCGCCCGAGAAGAGAATCAAAGGCGATGCCTTCCGGAAGGTCACGGTGCGGGTAAGTGCTCCGGGCCGCGGCAAGGTGCGGGTGCGGACACGAGCCGGCTATTCCCTACCGGCGGAAAAAGCGCTGCCGACCCAACCCAATGGAGAGCGGCGATGA
- a CDS encoding P1 family peptidase: MKNLRANFPLVALIFLLAAVSAHAQTPAPKPRARDLGVPFDGAPGPLNAITDVSGVTVGHTTLISGEGKLQVGQGPVRTGVTAVLPRGKDTMMNPVFAGWFSQNGNGEMTGTTWIEESGFLEGPVMITNTHSVGLVRDAVIQWRVAHGQHDPTGYWWSLPVVAETWDGWLNDINGFHVKPEDAFHAIDSASSGPVAEGNVGGGTGMVCNEFKGGIGTSSRKLAAKDGGYTVGVLVQCNYGVRPNLRIAGVPVGKEIPEDPAYASAHFDELDRGSIIVVVATDAPLLPHQLKRLARRVSLGLGRNGSISGNGSGDIFIAFSTANPGAVKSAGLATLTMLPNDRIDPLFQATVQAVEEAVVNAMVAAETMTGIDNHRVIALPHDNVASAPGPPPQHTRFARPDTSALHAHVILKPRCFVSGPIADSGPVGKDLNCQCLQYLALRFFGCFPRSACSPGLIPGTLRLR, encoded by the coding sequence ATGAAAAATCTTCGCGCTAATTTTCCGCTCGTCGCGCTCATCTTCCTGCTGGCAGCCGTTTCTGCCCACGCCCAGACGCCTGCGCCCAAGCCTCGCGCGCGCGACCTCGGCGTTCCCTTCGACGGCGCCCCCGGCCCGCTCAACGCCATCACCGACGTCTCCGGCGTCACTGTCGGCCACACCACGCTCATTTCCGGGGAAGGGAAGCTGCAGGTCGGCCAGGGCCCCGTGCGCACCGGCGTCACCGCCGTTCTCCCCCGCGGCAAAGACACCATGATGAATCCCGTTTTCGCCGGATGGTTCTCCCAGAACGGCAATGGCGAAATGACCGGCACCACCTGGATCGAGGAATCCGGCTTCCTCGAAGGTCCGGTAATGATTACCAATACCCACAGTGTCGGCCTCGTCCGCGACGCCGTCATCCAGTGGCGCGTCGCCCACGGCCAGCACGACCCCACTGGTTACTGGTGGTCGCTCCCCGTCGTCGCCGAGACCTGGGACGGCTGGCTCAACGACATCAACGGCTTTCACGTCAAGCCCGAGGATGCTTTCCACGCCATCGATTCCGCCAGCTCCGGCCCCGTCGCCGAAGGCAACGTCGGCGGCGGCACCGGTATGGTCTGCAACGAATTCAAGGGTGGCATCGGCACCTCCTCGCGCAAGCTCGCAGCGAAAGACGGCGGCTACACCGTCGGCGTCCTCGTGCAGTGCAACTACGGCGTTCGCCCCAACCTGCGCATCGCCGGCGTCCCCGTGGGGAAAGAAATTCCAGAGGACCCCGCCTACGCCTCCGCCCATTTCGACGAACTCGACCGCGGCTCCATCATCGTCGTCGTCGCCACCGATGCCCCGCTCCTCCCGCACCAGCTCAAGCGCCTCGCCCGCCGCGTCTCTCTCGGGCTCGGCCGCAACGGCAGCATCTCCGGCAATGGCTCCGGCGACATCTTCATCGCCTTCTCCACCGCCAATCCCGGCGCCGTCAAGTCCGCGGGCCTCGCCACCCTCACCATGCTCCCCAACGACCGCATCGATCCCCTCTTCCAGGCCACCGTCCAGGCCGTCGAGGAAGCCGTCGTCAACGCCATGGTCGCCGCCGAAACCATGACCGGCATCGATAACCACCGCGTCATCGCCCTCCCCCACGACAACGTAGCCAGTGCACCGGGCCCGCCGCCCCAGCACACCCGATTCGCGCGCCCCGACACATCCGCACTCCATGCGCATGTCATCCTGAAGCCCCGATGCTTTGTATCGGGGCCGATCGCAGATTCCGGCCCGGTCGGAAAGGATCTCAACTGTCAGTGTCTGCAATACTTGGCGTTGCGGTTCTTCGGGTGCTTCCCTCGTTCTGCATGTTCGCCCGGACTCATTCCGGGGACGCTCCGACTTCGATAG